In a single window of the Campylobacter fetus subsp. testudinum 03-427 genome:
- a CDS encoding nudix-type nucleoside diphosphatase (Pfam match to PF00293.24 NUDIX), protein MDTIIKDFKVVPLESSKFVKPFSILYTQDGKNRRWDCVEAHDSVSCIMYHKDFDAFLFVKQFRPSLWYYQTKNSISSDEPGVTHELCAGIMDKGLSAEETMIEEILEETGYAVKEVKKITSSYTALGFGANRQTLFCTTIDESMKKTAGGGVDDEKIEIIFIKKSDILDFIYNENMVKAPNLQFSVLWYLQNMF, encoded by the coding sequence ATGGATACTATTATAAAAGATTTTAAGGTTGTACCGCTTGAAAGCTCAAAGTTTGTAAAACCGTTTAGTATTTTATATACTCAAGATGGAAAAAATAGGCGTTGGGACTGCGTAGAAGCTCATGATAGCGTATCTTGTATAATGTATCATAAAGATTTTGACGCATTTTTGTTTGTAAAACAGTTTCGCCCATCTCTTTGGTATTATCAGACAAAAAATAGCATAAGCTCAGATGAACCAGGAGTTACACATGAGCTTTGCGCAGGTATAATGGATAAAGGTTTGAGTGCGGAAGAAACTATGATAGAAGAGATATTAGAAGAGACTGGTTACGCCGTTAAAGAGGTAAAAAAGATAACTAGTAGTTACACGGCGCTTGGATTTGGAGCTAATAGACAAACTCTTTTTTGCACTACTATCGATGAGAGTATGAAAAAAACAGCTGGTGGTGGAGTTGATGATGAGAAAATCGAGATTATATTTATAAAAAAATCCGATATTTTAGATTTTATTTATAATGAAAATATGGTTAAAGCCCCAAATTTACAATTTTCCGTACTTTGGTATCTGCAAAATATGTTTTAG